AAGATCTCTCGCTCCCGTGCTGTGAGTGGATTCTCTTCCCGCAGGCTGCCAAAAACTAACTCAGGTGATACTTCCCGATGTCCAGCCATAACACGGCGAATAGATTCGGCTAGCTTATCTACAGGCTCGTCCTTCAACAAATACCCTTGTATACCAGCCTTCACTCCACGCTCGAAATACCCCGGACGGGCAAAGGTCGTCAAAATAATAATTCGGGTCCGTGAGCCCTTCCCCCGCAATATTTCTGCAACCTCCAGTCCGCTCTTGAACGGCATTTCAATGTCCATGAGACAGACATCCGGCTGAAGCCTGTCGATTAAAGCTAACGCCTCGGCCCCGTCACAAGCTTCTCCAACCACTTCGATATCATCCTCAAGATCGAGTAGTGAAGCCATAGCTCCCCGGAGCAGACGTTGGTCCTCCGCTATAACAATGGTTATCATGCAGTTTCACCCCCTGCTGCTCCCTTTACGATTAGAGGGATAGCAACGATCAACGTAGCTCCCTGACCCTCTTCTGAGCTTAGCGACAGATAGCCGTCAATCAGGGATAGACGTTCCGCCATCCCCTTCATGCCATTTCCATCATTAAACTCACTGCTACATCTCTCACCGTTCTGTAGACCAATTCCGTTATCCTTAACTGTAATTCGAACTTCTCCGGTGGTCTTCGCCACGCCTATGAAGCATTTATCCGCTCTACTATGCTTCACAATATTAGTCACCGCTTCCTTGATACAGAGGCTGAGAATATTTTGCGTCAGGTCGGATACTCCCTCCAGCGAGAGATCGCCTTCCACTTCTAAGGCAATCTCTGCCGTGCGCAGCATCTCTCCGGCCTCTGCCAGCTCCTCAGCTACTGAGATCGCACGCATTTCCGATACTAGCTCACGCACCTGACGGAGCGCAGCCCGCGAAGTACGCTGAATTTCTCTCGCCTCCTCCTGTGCTCGCTCCGTATTTTTGGTCACCAGCTTCTCAACGAGTTGGCTTTTTAATGTAATCAAGGATAAAGTGTGCCCAAGCGTATCATGCAGATCACGAGCGATTCTCATGCGTTCCTCACGCTTCACCAACTCTTTAATCACCTCATTAGCTTGATCTAGCTCTTTCTCCAGCTTCTGATGCTGATGCATGGATCTTACGCCGAATGGCATAATCAGCATAATAACGATAAACGGGATTAAAAACATAATACTAATCCATTCCAACTCACGGCCTACTAAGACCAGCACCGAAAGTACCATGACAACAAAAGAAGTAAATGCAATTTTAAACCCTTTATTCTCCGTATAATAAGCTATAAAATTCACGGTGAAAAAGCCCATATACAGATTAAAGGGCGTATAGAACAAGCTAAGCACCGCGATGATCACCATTTGAG
This window of the Paenibacillus sp. FSL R10-2734 genome carries:
- a CDS encoding response regulator transcription factor, whose amino-acid sequence is MITIVIAEDQRLLRGAMASLLDLEDDIEVVGEACDGAEALALIDRLQPDVCLMDIEMPFKSGLEVAEILRGKGSRTRIIILTTFARPGYFERGVKAGIQGYLLKDEPVDKLAESIRRVMAGHREVSPELVFGSLREENPLTAREREILKLAGAGQTAGEIAISLHLSYGTVRNYISEILNKLEVKSRIEAVRLAEEKGWI
- a CDS encoding sensor histidine kinase, producing MTKRGQFQLFPRSQGFFPYVWAVYLILPILNLRGETGMKLILGGMMITVFAISYRELYWVRGGVFNVWLTTQMVIIAVLSLFYTPFNLYMGFFTVNFIAYYTENKGFKIAFTSFVVMVLSVLVLVGRELEWISIMFLIPFIVIMLIMPFGVRSMHQHQKLEKELDQANEVIKELVKREERMRIARDLHDTLGHTLSLITLKSQLVEKLVTKNTERAQEEAREIQRTSRAALRQVRELVSEMRAISVAEELAEAGEMLRTAEIALEVEGDLSLEGVSDLTQNILSLCIKEAVTNIVKHSRADKCFIGVAKTTGEVRITVKDNGIGLQNGERCSSEFNDGNGMKGMAERLSLIDGYLSLSSEEGQGATLIVAIPLIVKGAAGGETA